The genomic stretch TAAATCGAAAATAATCCTGGTTCAGCCTACCTACCCCATTACTCCGCTATGTCTACCAATCTGTCTCACGATTTAAAAACCGATAGCTTACAGTTGTTGCGAGAGTACCGAAAAACTGGATCAGCTACTACTCGTAATCAGTTGGTAAATCTCAACTTCGGCTTAGTAAGAAAGGAAGCCCACTACTGGAGCAATCAATGTTCAGAAAACTACGAAGATTTGCTTCAAGTAGGCTGTTTAGGATTAATCAGAGCCATAGAACGATTTGAAATTTCCAAAGGCAACGCCTTTAGTTCTTTTGCCCTCCCCTATATCAGAGGCGAAATCCAACACTACCTCAGAGATAGAGGTTCCTCAGTCCGCATCCCCCGTCGTTGGTTAACACTGCAAAGACAAGCGATCGCAGCCACCAGAGAACTACAAACTCAGTTACATCGTCAACCCACCGACGCAGAAGTAGCATCAGCCATCAACATTCCCACAGAAGAATGGCAAGAAATTAAATTAGCCTGTCAAAATCGCGCACCTCTGAGTCTAGACGTACCAGTAGGCGACGACGAAGAAGGATCTCGACCCCTAGCAGAACTCGTTCCCGATCCCCATTACCGCAGTTTTCAGTTAGCTCAAGAAGACCAAATCCGCTTACAACAAGCATTAGTTAAATTAGAAGAACGCACTCGGGAAATTTTAGAATTCGTTTTCTTCCATGACCTCACCCAAAAAGAAGTAGCACAACGCTTAGACATTAGTGTAGTTACCGTCTCTCGGCGAGTGAAAAAAGGATTAGATTTACTCAAACAAATGATGGCAGGAAGCAACGATTAAAATCACACAGAAAACACTCACTCAGCATTAACTTTTGAGCAAACAAAGTTAACTAATCCCGGTGCATTTACTCATTTCTGGCACAAAGAATAAAAAATACAAAATAAACTCTTTTTCCAAACAGCAGACCAAAAGTTTAACTGCTATGAAAAAGCGAAACATCAAACTCTCGTAACTACTCCTACTATTCTGTGAGAATTGCAGTTTAATATATAACAGTACCAAGCTCTCTACTAAAATGTCCAAAAGAAAAAATAGACATTAATATAGTGGAGGCTAAAAAACT from Phormidium ambiguum IAM M-71 encodes the following:
- a CDS encoding RNA polymerase sigma factor SigF; this translates as MSTNLSHDLKTDSLQLLREYRKTGSATTRNQLVNLNFGLVRKEAHYWSNQCSENYEDLLQVGCLGLIRAIERFEISKGNAFSSFALPYIRGEIQHYLRDRGSSVRIPRRWLTLQRQAIAATRELQTQLHRQPTDAEVASAINIPTEEWQEIKLACQNRAPLSLDVPVGDDEEGSRPLAELVPDPHYRSFQLAQEDQIRLQQALVKLEERTREILEFVFFHDLTQKEVAQRLDISVVTVSRRVKKGLDLLKQMMAGSND